The Rhipicephalus sanguineus isolate Rsan-2018 chromosome 7, BIME_Rsan_1.4, whole genome shotgun sequence genome includes a window with the following:
- the LOC119398738 gene encoding uncharacterized protein LOC119398738, translating into MISEETVSTAQPTEAPEMAATAEIEPRKLKAVVAVLSIMVNDYMCKLNTLLQLVQRQRKLLHALAAIRQKKREKPTSLPRVPVNCCPAVRTLLLDYLHDETLAFERHFRISRGTFRRISSIFTRPSGVGLGARARAAHLLHWLAMGTSYRAIASQLLLFTRPFITLNCAHPTSLSRR; encoded by the exons ATGATAAGCGAAGAGACGGTTTCGACCGCGCAGCCCACGGAGGCGCCGGAGATGGCGGCTACCGCCGAAATCGAACCGCGAAAACTCAAAGCCGTCGTAGCCGTGCTCAGCATAATGGTGAACGACTACATGTGCAAACTGAACACTCTGCTACAGTTGGTGCAGCGGCAGCGCAAGCTGCTCCACGCTCTGGCTGCGATCCGGCAAAAGAAAAGG GAGAAACCGACCTCTCTACCACGTGTGCCGGTCAACTGCTGTCCGGCCGTGCGCACCCTTCTGCTGGACTACCTGCACGACGAGACGCTGGCCTTCGAGCGCCACTTCCGCATCAGCCGCGGCACCTTCCGGCGCATCTCGTCCATCTTCACGCGGCCCTCGGGTGTCGGGCTGGGCGCGCGAGCTCGAGCTGCTCATCTCCTCCACTGGCTCGCCATGGGGACGTCGTACCGAGCCATTGCCAGTCAGTTGCTGCTTTTCACTCGACCTTTTATAACCCTGAACTGTGCTCATCCTACCAGTTTGAGTCGTAGATGA